One genomic segment of Roseofilum reptotaenium CS-1145 includes these proteins:
- a CDS encoding S8 family peptidase, with protein MSQLTIPGLSDLQKRTQGDSDITVAILDGVIDTNHPCFNGATLSRLPTLVQHQATAGQMSTHGTHIASLIFGQPNTDIPGIAPNCRGLLAPVFADDNRKLSQLDLSRAIEQAAENGAQVINISGGSLTDIGEAEDWLERAVSMCRDRNILIVAAAGNDGCDCLHVPAALPAVLAVGATDARGHPLDFSNWGETYQTQGILAPGESIQGAKPGGGTLSLSGTSFAAPIITGIAALLLSLQVQRGEDPNPQAVREALLASALPCELAGDENGRKCLAGLLNIPGAIKHLTGETMSEPSETLEAQAIEPQELVEASGCSCGGTPEPEEAPIQAQKQTEFPEVLAAEVAPSNPISSTTITGESMPEPSNPITPSQSATPANTIVYAIGILGYDFGSEARRDTFKQLMPAVTIENTQIPANPYDARQMVDYLGDNLSETKSLIWTLNLELTPVYAIEPVGSFSREVYSVLQEFLSGQVQAEDSAEYIERVSIPGRITGRTVRLFSGQVVPVIEPQSPRGMYGWHVNSLVGAALEAVGVEQSGADEGQMRRTLSSFLNRIYYDLRNLGQTSQDRALNFAATNAFQAAQTFSEAVGVGMELDSINVSKSPFCRMDSDCWDVQLKFFDPENSRRAKKVFRFTIDVSDLIPVTLGEVRSWSSPY; from the coding sequence ATGTCTCAACTGACAATTCCCGGACTCTCAGACTTACAAAAACGCACCCAGGGCGACTCAGACATTACCGTCGCTATCCTCGATGGAGTCATCGATACAAACCATCCCTGCTTTAACGGCGCAACCCTCAGCCGCCTCCCCACACTCGTCCAGCACCAAGCCACTGCCGGACAAATGTCCACTCACGGCACGCACATCGCCAGCCTGATTTTCGGCCAACCTAACACCGACATCCCCGGCATTGCTCCCAACTGTCGCGGACTCCTCGCTCCCGTCTTTGCCGACGACAACCGCAAACTCTCCCAACTTGACCTTTCCCGCGCCATCGAACAAGCAGCCGAAAACGGTGCACAAGTGATTAATATTAGTGGTGGCTCCCTCACTGACATCGGAGAAGCCGAAGACTGGCTAGAGAGAGCCGTCAGTATGTGCCGCGACAGGAACATTCTCATCGTTGCTGCTGCTGGAAACGACGGCTGCGACTGCCTCCACGTCCCTGCCGCTCTCCCCGCCGTCCTCGCCGTCGGAGCCACCGATGCTAGAGGCCATCCCCTCGACTTCAGCAACTGGGGAGAAACCTACCAAACCCAAGGCATCCTCGCTCCTGGTGAAAGCATTCAAGGAGCCAAACCAGGCGGTGGTACACTCTCCCTCAGCGGTACCAGTTTTGCCGCTCCCATTATTACCGGAATCGCCGCCTTGCTCCTCAGCCTGCAAGTGCAACGGGGAGAAGACCCTAACCCCCAAGCTGTGCGAGAAGCACTGCTCGCCAGCGCTCTTCCCTGCGAGTTGGCGGGAGATGAAAATGGCCGGAAATGTTTAGCAGGCCTGTTAAACATTCCCGGTGCAATCAAACACCTAACAGGAGAAACGATGTCCGAACCATCTGAAACTCTAGAAGCCCAAGCCATAGAACCTCAAGAACTGGTGGAAGCCTCCGGTTGTAGCTGTGGCGGTACGCCAGAACCAGAGGAAGCTCCTATTCAAGCTCAAAAACAAACTGAATTTCCCGAAGTGCTTGCGGCGGAAGTCGCTCCTTCCAACCCTATTTCATCAACAACCATTACAGGAGAATCTATGCCAGAACCAAGCAACCCCATCACCCCTAGCCAGTCGGCCACCCCGGCAAACACTATCGTTTACGCCATCGGCATCCTCGGCTATGACTTCGGCAGCGAAGCCCGTCGGGATACATTCAAGCAACTGATGCCCGCTGTCACCATTGAAAATACTCAGATTCCGGCCAATCCTTACGATGCTCGGCAAATGGTGGATTACCTGGGCGATAACCTCTCGGAAACAAAATCCTTAATCTGGACGCTCAACCTAGAATTAACCCCAGTTTACGCCATCGAACCCGTCGGTTCTTTTTCTCGCGAGGTTTACAGCGTCCTGCAAGAATTTCTCTCCGGACAAGTGCAAGCGGAAGATAGCGCCGAGTACATCGAGCGCGTTAGTATCCCCGGACGCATTACCGGCCGTACCGTGCGCCTGTTCTCCGGTCAAGTGGTTCCGGTTATCGAACCCCAAAGTCCTCGCGGAATGTACGGTTGGCACGTCAACAGCTTAGTGGGTGCTGCCTTAGAAGCAGTTGGAGTCGAACAAAGTGGAGCCGATGAAGGACAAATGCGCCGCACCCTGAGCAGCTTCCTCAACCGCATTTACTACGATTTGCGCAACCTGGGGCAAACCTCCCAAGACCGCGCCCTCAACTTTGCCGCGACTAATGCGTTTCAAGCGGCGCAAACCTTCTCGGAAGCCGTGGGTGTGGGCATGGAACTCGATAGCATTAATGTCAGCAAGAGTCCCTTCTGTCGCATGGATAGCGACTGTTGGGATGTGCAGCTTAAGTTCTTCGACCCAGAAAATAGCCGCCGCGCGAAAAAAGTGTTCCGGTTTACGATTGATGTGAGCGATTTAATTCCGGTGACCTTGGGCGAAGTTCGTTCTTGGTCTTCTCCGTATTAG
- a CDS encoding LynF/TruF/PatF family peptide O-prenyltransferase, with amino-acid sequence MTPVDDRLYYIGTHKNAFDIDNLYPLELFEQFVTTTGNCLIECSGKMKQDQLYPARFDLQFSDHKPIENLNAALNFFKTVEARVNVNLNYELLHQFLGNDFDVSKVQTILAGVDLRHELPESRLKVFIRIGDYPEKNSLAQQLCGESPELQKLLRSDTLHIGFDFNVDGRSAIELYPEVTKEEFNQPKTRQTLEEILYPTALKPLAIPNLMGIGFSRANEANVLYYHIEDIRDFLSYFPVNDTAHRVHDFCLQQEGSKKCGSHYPNLN; translated from the coding sequence ATGACTCCAGTTGATGACAGACTTTACTACATTGGCACACACAAAAATGCATTTGATATAGATAACCTTTATCCCCTAGAGCTTTTCGAGCAGTTCGTTACAACAACTGGGAACTGTCTCATCGAATGTTCGGGAAAAATGAAACAAGACCAACTCTATCCGGCTCGTTTCGACCTACAATTCTCAGACCACAAACCTATCGAGAATCTCAACGCTGCCCTCAATTTCTTCAAAACAGTGGAAGCTAGAGTTAATGTCAACCTCAACTACGAACTGCTGCACCAATTTTTGGGCAACGACTTTGATGTTAGCAAAGTCCAAACGATTTTAGCCGGAGTCGATTTGCGCCACGAACTCCCCGAGTCCCGTTTAAAAGTCTTTATTCGCATTGGCGACTATCCCGAAAAAAATTCCCTCGCCCAACAACTGTGTGGAGAGAGTCCGGAACTGCAAAAACTGCTCCGTTCCGATACTTTGCACATCGGATTCGATTTTAATGTAGATGGTCGCAGTGCCATTGAACTTTATCCTGAAGTGACAAAAGAGGAATTTAATCAGCCTAAAACTCGTCAAACCCTAGAAGAAATCCTTTACCCAACCGCTCTCAAACCCTTAGCTATCCCTAACCTGATGGGAATCGGTTTCAGTCGGGCTAACGAAGCCAACGTTCTGTACTACCACATAGAAGATATTCGAGATTTTCTCAGTTACTTCCCCGTCAACGATACAGCCCATCGAGTCCATGATTTTTGTCTGCAACAAGAGGGATCGAAAAAATGTGGGTCGCATTATCCGAATCTGAACTAA
- a CDS encoding anacyclamide/piricyclamide family prenylated cyclic peptide, with translation MKTKKLTPVTVAPVKRENVATVSRDGNAIAPLGPMGIGSTSRFGYDDWNRPYGRFA, from the coding sequence ATGAAGACGAAAAAACTGACTCCAGTAACTGTGGCTCCTGTGAAGCGTGAAAATGTGGCTACTGTTTCTCGTGATGGGAACGCGATCGCACCCCTGGGACCTATGGGAATCGGAAGTACAAGTAGATTTGGATACGATGATTGGAATCGGCCATACGGGAGATTTGCATAA
- a CDS encoding Uma2 family endonuclease: protein MTALVLNNAETCPIADEQFYQLCAANRNLRLERTAKGDLIIMPPTGGETSKRNSDLNLELALWNRQTQLGIVFDSSGGFTLPNGGDYSPDASWIPLAKWEALTAEQKTKFLPLSPDFAIELRSPSDSLKLLQGKMQEYMDNGCRLGWLINPKNRQVEIYRQGQEKQILDDPLTLSGEDILPGFVLNLQLIW, encoded by the coding sequence ATGACAGCATTAGTCTTAAATAACGCAGAAACCTGTCCGATTGCTGATGAACAATTTTATCAGCTTTGCGCTGCTAACCGTAATTTAAGATTAGAACGAACCGCTAAAGGAGACTTAATCATTATGCCACCCACAGGAGGGGAAACCAGTAAGCGTAATTCTGACCTTAACCTAGAGTTAGCCCTATGGAATCGACAAACTCAATTAGGAATCGTCTTTGATTCATCGGGTGGGTTTACCCTTCCTAATGGGGGAGATTACTCCCCAGATGCTTCTTGGATACCCTTAGCGAAATGGGAAGCGTTAACCGCAGAACAAAAGACTAAATTTTTACCCTTATCTCCCGATTTTGCGATCGAACTGCGATCGCCTAGCGATTCCTTAAAACTTCTACAAGGAAAAATGCAAGAATATATGGATAATGGTTGTCGGTTAGGTTGGCTCATTAACCCTAAAAACCGTCAAGTTGAAATTTATCGTCAAGGACAAGAAAAACAAATTTTAGACGATCCTCTCACCTTATCCGGAGAAGATATTTTACCCGGATTTGTTTTAAATCTTCAATTGATTTGGTAA